The genomic interval CGCACTTGGGTCATGCTGCAACACCTCTTTTTTGCCGAATGGCCATCAAACGTTCAGACGTCGCTGCAGCAACATCCTTGAGATTACGGGGCTTTTCAACGGCCTCAACCAACGGTGCAGACTGTTCACGTTCCATCGCTTCATAATGCGCATGAGCAGAAACACCACGATACCCGCTATTGACGCGGTCATAGTCCACATCGCGATCAAGCGCTGCGTGTGCCGTAAGCTTCTGCGGCTCTGCAGCAGCGGCGACAGCGCCACTCCGCACAGCGTCGGAAATCTTGACCAGTCGACCAACGACACCTTCGCCTTGGGAAACGTAATATTGCAGTTCAGAGGCAAGCCGCTCGG from uncultured Cohaesibacter sp. carries:
- a CDS encoding DUF6468 domain-containing protein encodes the protein MSAGMMIELLVAFLLVLTIGYCITLNRRLKRLRNDEEALRATIAELITATEIAERAILGLKATAGDCDKNLSHRLMEAERLASELQYYVSQGEGVVGRLVKISDAVRSGAVAAAAEPQKLTAHAALDRDVDYDRVNSGYRGVSAHAHYEAMEREQSAPLVEAVEKPRNLKDVAAATSERLMAIRQKRGVAA